CATTCTCGGTCTCTGGCTGGCGATTGGCATCCTCCGCTCCGGACGCCTTTAGATAGAACCGTATTCAAAAGATACTGTGTCAACCGAACCACATTATGATTGTGCATATCTGCAACACAATCCTTCCCAAACTGATCTGCAATACTGAAATTCCGAAAAAGATCAACAAATACGCGCTGTTAAAAAACAATAAATTTTTGGCACAAAGATTGTATGTATTGTTTCAATATACGAAAATAATAATACAAATAACAGGATCGAAGAGTAATTATTTTCCAACGCACAATCAGTAAAGCGGTAGAATTCTCCGGCATTGGACTGCACACCGGTGACACCATTCATGTCAAGCTTCGCCCGGCCGATGCCAATAACGGAATTCTCTTTCATCGCAGTGCGGGCGACCGAACGATAACGATCAAGGCCTGTTCTGAAAATGTTGTCGATACGCGCTTGGCGACGGTTCTCGGCAAAGGTGACCTCAAGGTTTCGACGGTCGAACATCTGATGGCTGCACTCTACGCCTTCGGTGTCGACAACCTTCATATAGACATAGATGGTCCGGAAGTTCCGGTCATGGACGGTAGCGCCGCAGAATTCGTAAAAATTATTAACGATGCCGGCCTGACTAACCTGGCCCAGAGCCGGAAGTATCTGGCTATCCGCAAGCCAATTTCGGTGGTTGACGGAGAAAAAAGAATCAGTATTATTCCGTCACGCTTTTTCCGGGTTACGTCAGATATCGCTTTTGATCATCCTAGCATTGCCCTGCAGAACCGGTCGGTAAAACTCTCGGCTGAGACCTTTACCCGGGATATCGCCCGCGCCAGAACCTTTGGCTTCCTCAAGGAAGTCGAATATCTCAAGGCCAACGGCCTTGCACGCGGCGGTTCTCTCGACAACGCTGTTGTGATAGATGATGATGGCGTCATGAATCCGGACGGGCTTCGCTACTCGGACGAATTCGTCCGGCACAAGATTCTCGATACCATTGGTGATTTCAGTCTGGCCGGCTATCCGATTCTCGGCCATATCCGGACCTACAAATCGGGTCACGACATCAATCACAAAACCGTTGAAAAAATTCTTGAGTCAACTGACTGTTGGCAGCTGATCGAGTTCAGTGACGACGACCTGCGGATGGCCCTGCACACTGAGCCAACCCTTGCGGCCAGCAGCGAACTCGCGCTTGAAAAAATCTGACCATCAACTGTTCAAGATCCCAAAGGCAGCCTTTTCGGCTGCCTTTTTTATTTGGAGACCTTGCCAAACATAACTAAACTGTCCTATTATCAAGTATTTAGTTAAGAAAGACAGTGATCCGGCCATGACAGAAGAGAAGACTGAAAATAAACATGAGCAGGTAGCTCCATCCAGACCGCCAAGGCGGAAGCGGGAATGGATCATTACCCTTGTCGTGTTTCTGCTTCTTATTATTTTTACCCGCTTTGAAACGCAGCTGTTCGAGCTGACGGCCAAACTACCCTTATCGAACAGCATCCTCGTTCTGGCAATCATTAATCTGAACATTCTGCTGATTATCATTTTTCTTTTTCTGATTTTCAGGAATCTGTTCAAACTTCTGCTTGAACGTCGGCGGGCCGTACCCGGAGCCAAACTCCGCACCAAGCTCGTCGTCACGTTTATAGCCCTGTCACTGATTCCGACCATGCTGCTTTATTTTGTTTCAGCCGGTTTTATTACCAGCTCAATTGAAAACTGGTTTAACCAGCAAATTGAGTCATCACTCCAGGAATCGCTGAACGTTGCCCAGACTTACTATAAGAATTCTGCGGCTAACGCTTTATATTACGCCGACCAGATCGCAACGACGATCAAGGATCAGCGCCTGCTCAAGGAGGAAAACCTTAATCAGCTCGAATCATTTGTCCAGAAAAAGCAGACTGAATACAATCTCGGAATCGTTGAAGTCTTTTCATCGACCTTTGAGGAACTGGTCCGATCAACCAATCCGAAAGTGCCGACATCGGAGTTTTCCGATCCGGGTTCGGATAACATCAAGGAGGCCCTTGAAGGGAGCCGCTTCAGTCGCATAACCCCGATCGGCAAGGCCGACCTGATCCGCGGTGTCGTACCAATCTACTCCAACTGGAATCCGAACGATGTTGTCGGTGTTGTCGTTGTTAACTATTATGTTCCCTACTCACTGGTCAACAAGATGAAGGAAATCTCTAATTCCTACGAACAGTTTAAAAACACCAAGCTGCTCAAGGGAAACATCAAATCGGGATATCTTGTTTTTCTGTTACTGATTGCCCTGGTCATCATATTCCTCGCTACCTGGTTCGGGTTTCATCTGGCTCGAGGTATAACTGTTCCGATCCAGGATCTGGCGGTGGCGACCAAAAGCGTCGCCGAAGGCAACCTTGATGTTAAACTCGATGTTACAAGTGATGACGAGGTCGGCTCGCTCGTCAATTCATTCAACACCATGACATCGGATCTGCGCGCCGGACTGGAAAAGTTAACTGAGGCCAACATCGAGCTGCAATCATCGAACCTTGAGCTAGACCAGCGTCGCCGTTACATGGAGACGATACTGGGCAATGTCACGGCCGGGATAATTTCAGTCGATCAACATGGCCGCCTGACAACAGTCAACGCAGCTGCCGTGACTCTTTTGAGAATTGATGCGACAAAAGTCCTCGGCAAAAATTTCCGGGAAATCCTCAATGACGATCATCAACCTCTGGTACTGGAAATTCTTGCTGAACTCAAAGCCTCCGGCAAGGATTCAATCCGCAAGCAGTTGACCTTAACCGTTGGCGAAGCAAAATTGACGCTGGTCGTTACGGTGACCAATTTACATGATGAGAATAACGAATTCATCGGTACGGTCGTTATCTTTGACGACCTGACTCAACTGATGAAGGCCCAACGCATGGCGGCATGGCGTGAAGTTGCCCGACGCATCGCGCACGAGATCAAAAATCCACTGACTCCGATCCAGCTCTCGGCGCAGCGGTTGCGGCGTAAATATCTCGACAAATTTGAGGGCGATGACACTGTATTTGATGATTGCACCAATCTGATTGTCAAGCAGGTGGATGAATTGAAAAACCTGGTCAATGAATTCTCCAACTTTGCCCGAATGCCGGCCAGCAATCCGAGTCCGAACCAGTTGAATGAGGTCCTGTCAGAGGCGCTGAGGCTTTACCAGGAAGGGCACAAGAATATAAATTTCTCGCTCGATCAGGATCAGTCTATGCCGGTATTCAATCTCGATCACGATCAGATCAAGCGGGCAATTATCAATCTTCTTGATAATGCTGTCAGCGCCGTTAATGCCAAAACCGGAGAGATTAAAGTCAGCAGCAGTTACAATCGCGCTCTGCAAATGGCAATCTTTACCATCAGCGACAACGGTTGCGGCATCCCGCCGGAAGACAAGCCTCGATTGTTTGAACCTTATTTTTCAACCAAGAAATCAGGCACCGGTCTCGGCCTGGCAATTGTTTCGACAATCATTTCGGACCATAACGGATATATCAGAGTCAAAGACAACCTCCCCAACGGAACTTCATTTATCGTAGAATTGCCGGTCAGTGGCGATACCCTGAACACTTGAGATGAATTATGAGCAAAATGAATACAATCCTGATCATCGATGACGAAGAAAACATTCGTAAAAGCCTGGTCGGCATCCTGCAAGACGAGGGGTTTACGCCGATGGTTGCCGAAAATGGTGAAAAAGGTCTGGAAATGGTCCGCATGGAAGGCCCCGATCTGGTCTTGCTTGACATCTGGATGCCCGGTATGGATGGCATTGAAACACTAAAAAAAATCAAGGCCGAAACACCTGATCAGCCGGTCGTTATGATGAGCGGCCACGGGACCATTGAAACAGCCGTCAAGGCGACCAAGCATGGTGCCTTTGATTTCATCGAAAAGCCACTTTCGCTCGAAAAGGTTCTGCATTCGATCCAGCAAGCCGCAAAAATGAATGAATTGGTCGAAGAGAACCGGGCGCTGAAGGAGACCATCGCCAAGGACCATGAGATGATCGGTGACAGCCAGCCGATTATTGACCTTAAACAGCAGATCGACATGGCCGCACCGACTTCCGGCTGGGTATTAATTACCGGTGAAAACGGCACCGGCAAAGAACTGGTCGCCCGCTCAATCCACCTCAATTCGTTGCGCAAAGCAAAACCCTTCATCGAGGTCAACTGTGCCGCCATCACAGAAGAATTAATCGAATCCGAACTCTTCGGTCACGAGAAAGGTGCATTTACCGGCGCCACAACCCAACGCAAAGGCAAATTCGACCAGGCCAATGGCGGGACTCTCTTCCTTGACGAAATCGGTGATATGAGCCTGAAAACCCAGGCTAAAATTCTGCGCATCCTGCAAGAGCACAAATTCGAACGGGTCGGCGGCAATCGAACCATCGAGGTTGATGTTCGGGTTATCGCTGCGACTAACAAAGATCTCGAAGAAGAGATCAAAGAAGGAAACTTTCGCGAAGACCTCTATTATCGACTTAATGTCCTCCCCTTTCATGTGCCGCCTCTGCGTGAACGGGTCAACGATGTGCAGGCACTTGCCATGCATTTTCTCGAGTTCTTCTGCCAGAAAGAAGGCAAAAAAGCAAAGAAGTTGTCTGCCGAATCGCTCAACCTTTTAGCGCAATATTCCTGGCCGGGTAACGTACGCGAGCTCAAAAATATCATCGAAAGACTCGCCATCATGACGGTTGATGAAATTATCGAACCGCAACACTTGCCAACTGTCATCGTTAAAAAGCAGAACAGTTCCGATAGCCTTTATACCAATATGGCGAACCAGGACGACAATTTCCGTAGCGCCCGGGAGTTGTTTGAGAAGGCGTTTATTACCCAGAAGCTGCAGGAAAACAACTGGAACGTATCGAAGACCGCCGAGATGATTGAGATTGAACGCTCAAACCTGCATCGGAAGATAAAATCGTATGGGATTGAATTAAAAAAGGGGAGCTAATTCCGGTTGCTGGTTTGCGCAAATGAAACTTAAAGAGGGAAGCGGCCTGACTGATAGCATTTCCCAGGTCCGACCACGCACTTTCTGTTCCGTCTTATAAACAGACCAGGCGTTGACGCCGGCAGCAAGCAATTGTCCGAACTTCACCTCGGCCGACTTTTCATTTCCTCAAGGATCTTTATCTCTTCGGCAGAATTGATCTCGGCATCGGACTTCGTCTGTGCAGCATTCGCCTTGAGAACGTCCATCCTTGGCATCCCGGTGACGAGACCACGATCATGACCGAGAGTATGCTCGACCTCGAACTCTTCACAAAAAAGGCAGCGTTTGACCTGGTGATTCCCGGTCAATCTATGAAAAAATCTCAGGATTGGGGTTATCGAAGGGGGTGCTGCAGACCTGCCCTGATCCTCCGATCATCCTTTGTAGCGGCTACAGTAGCAAAGTCAATGAAGAGATGGTCAGAGTACATGGATTTTATCATCAAATGAATCCGGGAGGAATGAAGTACAATTTTTCAGATTTTTGGAGGCGCTGGATCAACGTGGACGCTTAAGATAATCGCCGAAACGTTCGGCCATACAGGTATCGCAAATACCATGGCTGAATTGAGCTTCCGAGCGTGACTCAATATATTCCTCAAGGCGACTCCAGTACCCGGCGTCGTCGCGAATCCCTTTACAATAAGAACAAATTGGAATGATTCCCTTGAGTGCTACAATTTCTTCAAGATAACGACTGTTTTGTAAAGCGATCGCAGCGAGTTCACCGAAGACCGTAGCCATTTCGGCGTCGCGGTCATTAAAATCGCCCGGTTTGTTGGCCATTCCAATGATGCCAACGGTCTTTCCGTCAATAACAAGCGGTGAAAACATGACGTTTTTTAGACCCATATGCCCTTCCGGCATCATTTCGGCGTGATCACTGTTCATGAAGTCGTTATGATAAACAGCACAATTACCCTGATATGCCTCTTCCCGCAGGCCACGAATCGGCATCGGCAAATCAGGGTCAACAGTGCAATGTGCTCCACCATCCTCGAGAAAAAGGACTTCGTTTTCATCACCGTCATCCGTAAGCAATGCAACATAACCGGAGGTCGAACCGATCAGGCGGCTGCAATGATCAAAAATTTCCCTGGCCGAGGCAGCAAAGGTTCTTTTCCCAAGAATCGACCTTGCACCGTTGATAATCGCGCGCAACTCTTCTTCTTTGTTTTTGAGAGCTTGATTAGAAGTGATTTCAGATTGCAATGACTTGTCCTCACCGATCAGGAATATCATTAAAGCATTTCAACTATCTCATAAATATCATTCGCTGTAAAACACCGTTTAAAAAATCTCGATGCGACCCTTTATTTGGTTATGGAGACTATTTATATGGATTACAAAAGAGCCTGGTTGTTCATATTGAATTATGTCTCAAGATAAGAGGACATCTGCGTCTTAAGCCGCTGCGATCGCGCAGGTGGATTCCTTATGCACTTCAAACAAAAAAAGGCCCGCCTCTTACGAGACGGGCCTTTGAATTAATTTCGGCAGCGACCTACTTTCCCACATAGTCTCCCATGCAGTATCATCGGCGCAACGGGGCTTAACTTCTGTGT
The genomic region above belongs to Desulfuromonas sp. and contains:
- a CDS encoding Fis family transcriptional regulator, whose translation is MNTILIIDDEENIRKSLVGILQDEGFTPMVAENGEKGLEMVRMEGPDLVLLDIWMPGMDGIETLKKIKAETPDQPVVMMSGHGTIETAVKATKHGAFDFIEKPLSLEKVLHSIQQAAKMNELVEENRALKETIAKDHEMIGDSQPIIDLKQQIDMAAPTSGWVLITGENGTGKELVARSIHLNSLRKAKPFIEVNCAAITEELIESELFGHEKGAFTGATTQRKGKFDQANGGTLFLDEIGDMSLKTQAKILRILQEHKFERVGGNRTIEVDVRVIAATNKDLEEEIKEGNFREDLYYRLNVLPFHVPPLRERVNDVQALAMHFLEFFCQKEGKKAKKLSAESLNLLAQYSWPGNVRELKNIIERLAIMTVDEIIEPQHLPTVIVKKQNSSDSLYTNMANQDDNFRSARELFEKAFITQKLQENNWNVSKTAEMIEIERSNLHRKIKSYGIELKKGS
- a CDS encoding PAS domain-containing sensor histidine kinase, with product MTEEKTENKHEQVAPSRPPRRKREWIITLVVFLLLIIFTRFETQLFELTAKLPLSNSILVLAIINLNILLIIIFLFLIFRNLFKLLLERRRAVPGAKLRTKLVVTFIALSLIPTMLLYFVSAGFITSSIENWFNQQIESSLQESLNVAQTYYKNSAANALYYADQIATTIKDQRLLKEENLNQLESFVQKKQTEYNLGIVEVFSSTFEELVRSTNPKVPTSEFSDPGSDNIKEALEGSRFSRITPIGKADLIRGVVPIYSNWNPNDVVGVVVVNYYVPYSLVNKMKEISNSYEQFKNTKLLKGNIKSGYLVFLLLIALVIIFLATWFGFHLARGITVPIQDLAVATKSVAEGNLDVKLDVTSDDEVGSLVNSFNTMTSDLRAGLEKLTEANIELQSSNLELDQRRRYMETILGNVTAGIISVDQHGRLTTVNAAAVTLLRIDATKVLGKNFREILNDDHQPLVLEILAELKASGKDSIRKQLTLTVGEAKLTLVVTVTNLHDENNEFIGTVVIFDDLTQLMKAQRMAAWREVARRIAHEIKNPLTPIQLSAQRLRRKYLDKFEGDDTVFDDCTNLIVKQVDELKNLVNEFSNFARMPASNPSPNQLNEVLSEALRLYQEGHKNINFSLDQDQSMPVFNLDHDQIKRAIINLLDNAVSAVNAKTGEIKVSSSYNRALQMAIFTISDNGCGIPPEDKPRLFEPYFSTKKSGTGLGLAIVSTIISDHNGYIRVKDNLPNGTSFIVELPVSGDTLNT
- a CDS encoding UDP-3-O-[3-hydroxymyristoyl] N-acetylglucosamine deacetylase, producing MIFQRTISKAVEFSGIGLHTGDTIHVKLRPADANNGILFHRSAGDRTITIKACSENVVDTRLATVLGKGDLKVSTVEHLMAALYAFGVDNLHIDIDGPEVPVMDGSAAEFVKIINDAGLTNLAQSRKYLAIRKPISVVDGEKRISIIPSRFFRVTSDIAFDHPSIALQNRSVKLSAETFTRDIARARTFGFLKEVEYLKANGLARGGSLDNAVVIDDDGVMNPDGLRYSDEFVRHKILDTIGDFSLAGYPILGHIRTYKSGHDINHKTVEKILESTDCWQLIEFSDDDLRMALHTEPTLAASSELALEKI